GCCTGCTCGACTACCTCGACTGGCTGTCGACACGCACGGCCGACCTCGGACGCCCGGAGTACGAGCCCCGTTTCCACGTCGACGTGTACGGGATGATCGGCGAACTGTTCGGACCGCCCTACGACCGCCCCGAAGTCACCGACTACTTCGCGGCGCTCGAACGGGCGGCGGCCCCCTACCCGCTGCAGGTCGAGGGGCCGATGGACGCCGCGGGGCGGGCCGATCAGATCCACGCGATGGCCGAACTCCGCGAGGCCCTCGCCGACGCGGGCGTCGCGGTGGACATCGTCGCCGACGAGTGGTGCAACACCTTCGACGACGTGCGTCGCTTCGTCGACCACGAGGCCGCGGACGTGGTCCAGATCAAGACGCCGGACCTGGGCGGCATCCAGCGGTCGGCCCGCGCGGTCCGCTACTGCGAGGGCACCGACACCCGCGCGTACCTCGGTGGCACCTGCAACGAGACGGCGACCTCCGCGCGGGCCTGTGCCCACGTCGCGCTGGCGACCGACGCAGCGCAGGTGCTCGCAAAGCCCGGCATGGGCTTCGACGAGGGGTACATGATCGTCACCAACGAGATGCGCCGGGCGGTGGCACGGATGGACGGACGAGCGACCGAGGCCGACGCCGCCGAGCGACGGGACGCCCCGAGTCGCGATCCCGACCCCGGCCGGGCGGGCGGTGGTCGCCGATGAGCGAGTGGACCGACCCCGACGCCTTCGCGTCGGCCCTCGACCGCGCGGAGACCCGAGAGAAGGGCCACTACTTCGAGCGCTTCGAGGTCGGCGAGACCATCGAGCACGAGCCCGGGCTGGTGCTCGATCGGCCCGGCACCGAGCGGTGGATGGGCCAGACGCTGAACCACGATCCCGCCTACTGGCGGACCGACGCAGCCCGCGAGCGGGACTTCCCCGAGCCACCGATCCACCCGGACTACCTGCTCGCCTGCGTCATGGGCGCGACCGTCGAAGACCTCTCGGAGAAGGGCGGGTACTTCCTCGGCCGGACCGACCTCCAGTTCCACGAGCCCGTCCTGCCGGGGACCGAGATCAGAACCCGATCGACCGTCGAGTCGACCGCCGCCTCGAACTCCCGGCCCGACTACGGGATTGTCACCTGGCAGACGGCGGGCTACGACGCCGAGACGGACGCCGTGCTGGTCAGTTACGAGCGGACGAACATGGTCCCGCGACGCACATCCACAGCGGCCGACGGGGGGCAGGTGACCGACGACGAGCGGGAGGCCGACGACGAGCAGACGGCCGGCGAGAGAGTGTCCGACGACTCCCTGCCGGCGACGCTGATCGCGCCCGAGGGCCCCCACTTCGAGGACTTTCGGGCGGCGCTCGATCGCGTCGGGGACGACCCGGACGCTGCGGTCGCCTACCGCCACGAGCGCGGTCGGACGATGGACGACCAGCTCGTGGCCGGGCTCCCGCTGGCGACGCTGAACACGGCGCGCCAGCACCACAACCGCGACGCCATGGCCGACTCGCCGTCCG
Above is a genomic segment from Halomicrobium sp. LC1Hm containing:
- the mch gene encoding 2-methylfumaryl-CoA hydratase produces the protein MSEWTDPDAFASALDRAETREKGHYFERFEVGETIEHEPGLVLDRPGTERWMGQTLNHDPAYWRTDAARERDFPEPPIHPDYLLACVMGATVEDLSEKGGYFLGRTDLQFHEPVLPGTEIRTRSTVESTAASNSRPDYGIVTWQTAGYDAETDAVLVSYERTNMVPRRTSTAADGGQVTDDEREADDEQTAGERVSDDSLPATLIAPEGPHFEDFRAALDRVGDDPDAAVAYRHERGRTMDDQLVAGLPLATLNTARQHHNRDAMADSPSGDIVAYGDVTRSVALAHARSDEATYRERAYHDESFHDFVTLGDTIYGFTRVLEADPDPGPPRAGEVAFEHVAFDQDRRPVYSGRRTALIDSRHQ
- a CDS encoding methylaspartate ammonia-lyase; this encodes MRIESVRATPGVAGFFFDDQRAIKQGANRDGFAYEGEPVTDGFDRIREAGESLLVELQLGDGRWVRGDCAAVQYSGAGGRDPRFRADEFASVVEEQIADVLRGRDATHFDENVTAVEALPSRRGGRLHTAVRYGVSQALLNAAAHATRGTPTDVLATALGTEPATEPVPVFGQSGDERYTNAEKMLVKGVPVLPHGLFNSTDAMGADGDGLLDYLDWLSTRTADLGRPEYEPRFHVDVYGMIGELFGPPYDRPEVTDYFAALERAAAPYPLQVEGPMDAAGRADQIHAMAELREALADAGVAVDIVADEWCNTFDDVRRFVDHEAADVVQIKTPDLGGIQRSARAVRYCEGTDTRAYLGGTCNETATSARACAHVALATDAAQVLAKPGMGFDEGYMIVTNEMRRAVARMDGRATEADAAERRDAPSRDPDPGRAGGGRR